A window of Hydrogenophilus thermoluteolus genomic DNA:
GGGCGCCCGGCACCATGCGGCCGTTGAACGCGTCGCAGTCCGGCGTGTTGAGCGACGAGTCGACGTAGAAGCTGGGGACCGAGAGGCGGCCGGAGTTCACGAGTTTGCGCGCAAAGGGGTGGTGCCGCGCAAGCGTCAAAACGGCTTTACGCAGCGTTTTGCTCGCGTTGCCTTTTGGGGTGATGAAGTCGGTGCTGCGCGTCGAATTCATGATGTTTTCGTCCGCCGCGTAGCAGCGCTCTTCGCTGTAGGTATCCAGCAGCGTCGCCGGGGCTTTCCCTTCCAGCACCAGGTTGAGTTTCCAGATGAGGTTGTCGGTATCCTGGATTCCGGAGTTCGCGCCACGGGCACCAAACGGGGAGACTTGGTGCGCCGCATCGCCGACGAAGAGGACGCGCCCGTGGTTGAAGCGGTTCATCCGGCGGCATTGGAAGGTGTAGACGCTCACCCATTCGAGTTCGAATTCGCGATCGTCCCCCAGCATCGCCTGGATGCGGGGGATGACCCGTTCCGGACGTTTTTCCAGTTCCGGGTCGGCGTCCCATCCGAGCTGAAAGTCGATCCGCCAGACGTTGTCGGCCTGTTTGTGCAGCAAGACCGATTGGCCCGGATGAAACGGTGGGTCGAACCAGAACCAGCGCTCAGCAGGGAAATCGGCCTTCATCACCACGTCGGCGATCAAAAACCGGTCCATGAAGATCTTGCCTTCGATGTCGAGGCCAAGCATGTGGCGGATGGGGCTCCTCGCGCCGTCGGCGACGATCAGCCAATCACAGGTGAGCGAATAGGCCCCTTCCGGCGTTTCGACCCGCAACGCGACTACTGTCTCACTCGGCGTGACTGCGATCACCTTGTTTTTCCAGCGCATCTCGAGCCCTGGGGTGGCGCGGCACGCGTCGACCAGGTACTCTTCCAGGTAGTATTGCTGGAGATTGACCATGCCGGGGCGGTGGTGGTCGGGTTCGGGGACGAGGTTGAACGAAAAGACTTCGTCGTTGCGGTAGAAGGTTCGACCGACGTTCCAGGATACCCCTTTT
This region includes:
- a CDS encoding FAD-dependent oxidoreductase, coding for MLKTYQYPKYPFVRPAELDHPEQTRHVPVVVVGAGPVGMCAALDLAQKGKPVLLLDDDDTVSIGSRGVCYAKRALEILDRLGVGERVVQKGVSWNVGRTFYRNDEVFSFNLVPEPDHHRPGMVNLQQYYLEEYLVDACRATPGLEMRWKNKVIAVTPSETVVALRVETPEGAYSLTCDWLIVADGARSPIRHMLGLDIEGKIFMDRFLIADVVMKADFPAERWFWFDPPFHPGQSVLLHKQADNVWRIDFQLGWDADPELEKRPERVIPRIQAMLGDDREFELEWVSVYTFQCRRMNRFNHGRVLFVGDAAHQVSPFGARGANSGIQDTDNLIWKLNLVLEGKAPATLLDTYSEERCYAADENIMNSTRSTDFITPKGNASKTLRKAVLTLARHHPFARKLVNSGRLSVPSFYVDSSLNTPDCDAFNGRMVPGAPMDDAPVTTPAGTPGWLLNHMGNRFQLLYYTEDASTIDPATAATLTRWAIAPVPIEPLVIATQGTAPDNIATLHDGNGRVRERYDLTPGSVYLLRPDQHVAARWRTLDPDAIDAALARATYRDRWAD